In the Chroococcidiopsis sp. SAG 2025 genome, one interval contains:
- a CDS encoding 2Fe-2S iron-sulfur cluster-binding protein produces the protein MSQTYTVQIHHQGETHTIQVPEDKIILRAATAAGLDLPSSCNAGVCTTCAGKILEGTVDQSDGMGVSPELQQQGYVLLCVARPRSDLKIETEKEDELYDLQFGKP, from the coding sequence ATGTCTCAAACTTACACGGTTCAAATTCACCACCAAGGCGAAACTCACACGATCCAAGTCCCAGAAGACAAAATCATTTTACGGGCTGCTACTGCTGCTGGGCTGGATTTGCCGAGTTCTTGTAATGCAGGGGTGTGTACCACCTGCGCTGGAAAAATTCTAGAGGGAACTGTCGATCAAAGTGATGGAATGGGAGTGAGTCCCGAACTTCAGCAACAAGGGTATGTCTTGCTATGTGTTGCCCGTCCCCGTTCCGATTTGAAGATTGAAACGGAAAAAGAAGACGAGTTATACGATTTGCAGTTTGGAAAACCGTAG
- the acnB gene encoding bifunctional aconitate hydratase 2/2-methylisocitrate dehydratase translates to MLEQYRQQVAERGALGIPPLPLDAEQTSDLCELLKHPPAGEEETLLHLLRDRIPPGVDPAAYVKAGFLTAVAKGNVTSPLVSPTDAIALLGTMVGGYNVRSLIDLLSAEATLAAAAAKALSKIALVYESYHDVLDLSSEGNPYAKQVVDSWANAEWFTSRPTLPEAITVTVFKVPGETNTDDLSPAPHATTRPDIPLHALVMLESRQPGSLETIAQLKQKGHPVAYVGDVVGTGSSRKSAINSVLWHIGQDIPCIPNKRAGGYILGSAIAPIFFNTAEDAGALPIQCDVTQMETGMVTTIHPYKGEITNEAGEVISTFTLKPDTILDEVRAGGRIPLLIGRTLTDKTRTALGLEPSPIFTRPRQPADTGKGYTLAQKMVGKACGLPGVRPGTYCEPIMTTVGSQDTTGPMTRDELKELACLGFSADLVMQSFCHTAAYPKPVDVKVHHELPDFMSSRAGVALRPGDGIIHSWLNRMLLPDTVGTGGDSHTRFPLGISFPAGSGLVAFAAALGVMPLDMPESVLVRFKGELQPGITLRDIVNAIPYVAIQKGLLTVAKQNKKNIFSGRIMEIEGLPDLKVEQAFELTDATAERSCAGCTIKLSIETVSEYLRSNIALMKNMVARGYQDAKTIMRRVAKMEEWLANPVLMEGDADAEYAEVIEIDLNEIKEPIVAAPNDPDHVKLLSEVENDPVQEVFVGSCMTNIGHYRATAKVLEGAGAVKTRLWICPPTRMDEKQLKEEGVYGVFGAAGARTEMPGCSLCMGNQARVEDGVTVFSTSTRNFNNRMGKDAQVYLGSAELAAVCALLGRLPSVQEYMDIVAHKIHPFAGDLYRYLNFDQIAGFADEGRVIPLEEMPRIEDILGMPIAASKS, encoded by the coding sequence ATGCTGGAACAATATCGGCAGCAAGTGGCAGAACGCGGGGCGCTAGGTATTCCGCCGTTACCATTGGATGCGGAACAGACATCGGATTTGTGCGAATTGCTGAAACATCCACCCGCTGGGGAAGAGGAGACATTGCTGCACCTGTTGCGCGATCGCATTCCTCCTGGTGTCGATCCGGCGGCTTATGTGAAGGCTGGGTTTTTAACGGCTGTGGCTAAGGGTAACGTGACGAGTCCCCTTGTTTCCCCTACTGATGCGATCGCTTTATTGGGGACAATGGTAGGCGGTTATAACGTGCGATCTCTGATCGATTTACTCAGTGCTGAGGCGACTTTGGCTGCTGCTGCTGCCAAGGCTTTGAGTAAGATCGCTCTAGTCTATGAGTCCTACCACGATGTTCTGGATTTGTCAAGTGAAGGCAATCCTTACGCTAAGCAGGTAGTTGATTCTTGGGCAAATGCTGAATGGTTCACTTCTCGCCCGACTTTACCTGAAGCTATTACCGTAACTGTGTTTAAAGTGCCTGGGGAGACGAACACGGACGATTTATCTCCTGCCCCCCATGCTACCACTCGCCCTGATATTCCCCTTCACGCCTTGGTGATGTTGGAATCGCGGCAACCTGGTAGCTTAGAAACAATTGCCCAGTTAAAGCAAAAAGGACATCCTGTAGCTTACGTTGGCGATGTTGTCGGTACGGGTTCTTCTCGTAAGTCGGCGATTAACTCGGTGTTGTGGCATATCGGTCAAGATATTCCCTGCATTCCCAACAAGCGGGCAGGGGGGTATATTTTAGGAAGTGCGATCGCGCCGATTTTCTTCAATACTGCTGAGGATGCGGGTGCATTGCCAATTCAGTGCGATGTCACCCAGATGGAAACGGGTATGGTAACTACTATTCATCCTTATAAAGGGGAAATTACCAACGAAGCAGGCGAAGTTATCTCTACCTTCACGCTCAAACCCGACACTATTTTAGATGAAGTGCGTGCAGGCGGACGCATCCCTTTGCTCATTGGACGTACCCTTACCGATAAAACTCGCACGGCATTGGGATTAGAACCGAGTCCTATCTTTACTCGTCCCAGACAACCAGCCGATACGGGTAAAGGCTATACGCTAGCACAGAAGATGGTGGGTAAAGCCTGCGGTTTGCCTGGTGTGCGTCCTGGGACTTACTGCGAACCGATCATGACTACTGTTGGTTCTCAGGATACCACGGGACCCATGACCCGCGACGAGTTGAAAGAACTTGCATGTTTGGGTTTCAGTGCTGACTTGGTAATGCAAAGTTTCTGTCACACGGCAGCTTATCCCAAACCAGTTGATGTGAAAGTTCACCACGAACTCCCCGATTTCATGTCTTCTCGCGCTGGCGTTGCCTTGCGTCCTGGGGATGGTATCATTCACTCTTGGCTGAACCGGATGCTGTTACCCGATACTGTGGGGACTGGTGGCGATTCTCACACCCGCTTTCCTTTGGGAATTTCCTTTCCTGCTGGTTCTGGATTGGTAGCGTTTGCGGCGGCTTTAGGTGTCATGCCTTTGGATATGCCAGAATCTGTGTTAGTAAGATTCAAAGGTGAGTTGCAACCTGGAATAACGCTGCGGGATATTGTCAATGCAATTCCCTATGTTGCGATTCAAAAAGGATTGTTGACGGTAGCCAAACAGAATAAGAAAAACATCTTTTCTGGACGGATTATGGAAATCGAAGGCTTGCCAGATTTAAAAGTCGAACAAGCTTTTGAACTCACCGATGCGACAGCAGAAAGATCCTGCGCGGGTTGTACCATCAAGTTGAGTATCGAAACTGTTTCCGAATATTTGCGTTCCAACATCGCGCTGATGAAAAATATGGTAGCGCGGGGATATCAAGATGCTAAAACTATCATGCGTCGTGTTGCCAAGATGGAAGAATGGTTAGCAAATCCCGTCTTGATGGAAGGCGATGCTGATGCGGAGTATGCGGAAGTTATCGAAATTGATTTGAACGAAATCAAGGAACCAATTGTTGCTGCACCCAACGATCCTGATCACGTGAAGTTGTTATCGGAAGTAGAAAACGATCCGGTACAGGAAGTTTTTGTTGGTTCTTGTATGACCAATATCGGTCATTATCGGGCAACGGCGAAAGTATTAGAAGGTGCTGGCGCTGTGAAAACCCGTTTGTGGATTTGTCCGCCTACCCGTATGGATGAAAAGCAACTCAAAGAAGAGGGGGTTTACGGTGTATTTGGTGCAGCTGGCGCGAGAACAGAAATGCCTGGTTGCAGTTTATGTATGGGGAATCAGGCGCGAGTTGAAGATGGCGTGACTGTGTTTTCTACCTCTACGCGAAACTTCAATAATCGCATGGGTAAAGATGCTCAAGTTTACCTTGGTTCAGCAGAATTAGCTGCTGTTTGTGCGTTACTCGGTCGTTTGCCTTCCGTACAGGAATACATGGACATTGTGGCGCATAAAATTCATCCTTTTGCAGGCGATTTGTATCGATATTTAAACTTCGACCAAATTGCAGGTTTTGCGGATGAAGGAAGGGTAATTCCCCTAGAAGAAATGCCTCGAATTGAGGACATTTTAGGAATGCCTATAGCTGCTAGTAAGTCATAA
- a CDS encoding type II toxin-antitoxin system RelE/ParE family toxin, with translation MKTQYQSSFIKDLKVIKSTPFYATIRAIVFEEIPNLSSLAEIRNLKKLKGYENTYRIRIGDYRIGFIFDGETIIFARVLHRREVYRYFP, from the coding sequence GTGAAAACACAATATCAATCTAGCTTTATTAAAGATCTCAAAGTAATTAAAAGTACGCCTTTTTATGCAACTATCCGAGCAATTGTATTTGAGGAAATACCAAATCTCTCAAGTCTTGCAGAAATTAGGAATTTGAAAAAGTTAAAGGGATATGAAAACACTTATCGAATTAGGATAGGTGACTATCGTATAGGCTTCATATTTGATGGAGAAACAATTATTTTTGCTCGCGTTCTACACCGTAGAGAAGTCTATCGCTATTTTCCGTAA
- a CDS encoding chlororespiratory reduction protein 7: MTDPLMYQEDHFVVLEPNQPEQFLTSAELLEKLKGVLSQRQQNLPPELQKFNSIEAQAKYLIDTSCDLDLEPGQFLQWYAVRLEK, from the coding sequence ATGACAGACCCCTTAATGTATCAAGAAGACCATTTTGTTGTTCTAGAACCGAACCAGCCGGAACAATTTCTTACATCTGCCGAATTGTTAGAAAAACTTAAAGGTGTTTTGAGTCAAAGGCAACAAAATTTACCTCCAGAGTTGCAAAAGTTCAACTCTATCGAAGCTCAAGCGAAATATTTAATCGATACGAGTTGCGATTTAGATTTAGAACCAGGGCAGTTTTTGCAGTGGTACGCCGTGCGGTTGGAAAAGTAG
- a CDS encoding YegS/Rv2252/BmrU family lipid kinase, with protein sequence MTRKTACLVFNPVAGQSNPEQDLAQIRELLEPEFDLDIRMTTAEMDADEIAREAIADGAKVLIASGGDGTLSAAASAVVETDIPLGVISRGTANAFAAALELPDTIEAACQMILGGVTRKVDAAMCNDRPMVLLAGIGFEAETVEKADRQAKKRFGMLAYVMAGLQQLRELESFTAEIETEDRIINVTAAAITVANAAPPTSVLAQGPDGVVFDDGLLDVTVVSSTTRAGAIAASFHLLSTALNENAAERDDVGYLRAERVKIRTDPPQKVVLDGEIIGETPIDVKCIPDGLTIFVPKEAAPPSGAEKLEGLPDLIVENKVVVGFAD encoded by the coding sequence ATGACCCGAAAGACAGCTTGCCTAGTATTTAACCCTGTTGCAGGTCAAAGTAACCCCGAACAAGATTTAGCGCAAATTAGAGAGTTACTAGAACCGGAGTTTGACCTAGATATTCGGATGACAACAGCAGAAATGGATGCAGATGAAATCGCCAGAGAAGCGATCGCAGATGGGGCAAAAGTTCTTATTGCATCTGGCGGTGACGGGACTCTTTCGGCGGCGGCTAGTGCTGTAGTAGAAACGGATATTCCCTTGGGTGTCATTTCTCGCGGTACGGCTAACGCCTTCGCCGCAGCTTTGGAACTACCAGACACAATAGAAGCTGCTTGTCAGATGATTTTAGGGGGAGTAACGCGCAAAGTTGATGCCGCAATGTGCAACGATCGCCCGATGGTATTATTAGCTGGCATTGGGTTTGAGGCAGAAACGGTAGAAAAAGCAGATCGTCAGGCGAAAAAGCGATTTGGAATGCTAGCTTATGTCATGGCTGGACTGCAACAGTTGCGCGAATTGGAAAGCTTTACAGCAGAAATTGAGACAGAAGACAGAATTATCAACGTCACGGCTGCTGCAATTACCGTAGCCAACGCCGCACCACCTACCTCGGTCTTAGCTCAAGGTCCAGACGGAGTAGTATTTGATGACGGACTATTAGATGTTACCGTAGTTTCTTCTACAACTCGTGCAGGGGCGATCGCAGCTTCTTTTCACTTACTCTCTACAGCTTTAAACGAGAATGCAGCCGAACGAGATGACGTAGGATATTTACGCGCCGAACGAGTCAAAATTCGCACCGATCCGCCCCAAAAAGTTGTTTTAGATGGCGAAATCATTGGTGAGACACCTATCGATGTCAAATGCATTCCAGATGGACTGACGATTTTTGTCCCAAAGGAAGCAGCCCCACCCTCAGGCGCAGAAAAGCTGGAAGGACTACCAGATTTGATTGTGGAAAATAAAGTTGTGGTGGGGTTTGCGGATTAA
- a CDS encoding zinc-dependent alcohol dehydrogenase family protein, producing MQVQAIAQFGEPSVFQTIELPKPEVIPGHVLIRVAATSVNPVDFKLRRGAMPAIAPEFPAVLHGDVAGIVEAVGEGVTTFKPGDEVYGCAGGFKGMGGALAEYMLADADLLALKPKSLSMKESAALPLVAITAWESLIYRAKIQPGQKVLVHAATGGVGHIGIQLAKWAGAKVYTTVSNEEKKAIARDLGADVAINYRQQTVEEYVAEHTSGKGFDVVFDTVGKDNLDRSFAAAAMHGTVVSISTRSTHDLSPLHANGLTLHVVFMLLRMLYGTQRAEHGKVLFNVAKLVDQGIIRPLLDPKSFRFSEVAEAHSYAESGQAVGKIVLEV from the coding sequence ATGCAAGTCCAAGCGATCGCCCAATTCGGCGAACCAAGCGTCTTCCAAACTATAGAACTACCCAAACCAGAAGTTATTCCTGGTCATGTTTTGATTCGAGTTGCAGCTACCAGCGTCAATCCAGTTGATTTTAAACTGCGACGGGGAGCCATGCCCGCGATCGCGCCTGAATTTCCTGCCGTGTTGCATGGAGATGTCGCAGGGATAGTTGAAGCAGTGGGGGAAGGAGTCACCACTTTTAAACCTGGGGATGAAGTTTACGGCTGTGCGGGCGGATTTAAAGGTATGGGTGGTGCTTTGGCAGAATATATGTTAGCCGATGCCGATTTACTGGCATTAAAGCCGAAATCTCTTTCAATGAAAGAATCTGCTGCCCTTCCTTTGGTAGCAATTACAGCCTGGGAAAGTTTAATTTATCGCGCCAAAATCCAGCCAGGGCAAAAAGTACTAGTTCATGCTGCAACTGGAGGAGTCGGTCATATTGGCATCCAACTGGCAAAATGGGCGGGGGCAAAAGTCTATACTACAGTTTCTAATGAGGAGAAAAAGGCGATCGCCCGCGATTTGGGAGCAGATGTTGCCATCAATTATCGTCAGCAAACCGTAGAAGAATACGTAGCAGAACACACTTCAGGCAAAGGTTTTGACGTAGTTTTCGATACAGTTGGTAAAGACAACCTCGATCGCTCTTTCGCTGCGGCAGCAATGCACGGTACAGTAGTTTCCATCTCTACCCGTTCTACCCACGACCTCAGCCCCCTCCATGCCAACGGACTCACTTTACACGTCGTTTTCATGCTTCTACGTATGTTATACGGCACTCAACGAGCCGAACATGGCAAAGTCCTCTTCAACGTCGCCAAACTCGTAGACCAAGGCATAATCCGCCCCTTACTCGATCCCAAATCCTTCCGCTTCTCCGAAGTCGCAGAAGCCCACAGTTATGCCGAATCCGGTCAAGCCGTCGGGAAAATTGTGTTGGAAGTGTAA
- a CDS encoding DMT family transporter: MKQNQKIRGIDPELLGLIYGFVGVFGFSLTLPATRAAVTDFDPNFVGLGRAIVAAFLAMLVLRTTRQPLPKRRYWKSIAIVAAGVVLGFPLLSAWAMQQLPAAHGGVVLGLMPLATALAGAWRLGERPSFGFWIASIAGSVTVVLFAIISGAGQMHWADLVLLGAGLAAAVGYAEGGRLAKDLGGWQVICWALVFTAPMLVIPTAIAVYQHGLTASPAAWMGFAYVSIISQLLAFFPWYRGLALGGVARVGQVQLLQPFLTIFASAFLLGETITPITLAAATIVVMTVALGRKSKVKS, from the coding sequence GTGAAACAAAATCAAAAAATTCGCGGCATCGATCCTGAATTGTTGGGATTGATATATGGCTTTGTGGGCGTATTCGGCTTTAGCCTGACATTACCAGCAACTCGCGCCGCCGTCACCGATTTCGACCCTAATTTTGTTGGTTTAGGCAGGGCGATTGTCGCAGCATTTTTGGCAATGTTGGTTTTACGAACAACTCGTCAACCCTTACCCAAGCGCCGTTACTGGAAAAGTATAGCGATTGTCGCTGCCGGAGTCGTTTTAGGATTTCCCCTACTCTCAGCTTGGGCAATGCAACAGCTACCAGCTGCCCACGGCGGAGTTGTTCTAGGACTGATGCCTTTAGCAACGGCATTAGCAGGTGCATGGCGATTAGGAGAACGCCCCAGTTTCGGTTTCTGGATTGCCAGTATTGCTGGTAGTGTAACCGTCGTCCTATTTGCCATCATTTCGGGTGCAGGACAAATGCACTGGGCAGATTTGGTTTTACTTGGCGCGGGTTTAGCTGCGGCTGTAGGTTATGCCGAAGGGGGACGATTAGCAAAAGATTTAGGCGGCTGGCAAGTGATTTGTTGGGCATTAGTGTTTACAGCACCAATGTTAGTCATACCAACCGCGATCGCAGTTTATCAACATGGATTAACCGCTTCCCCTGCTGCTTGGATGGGATTTGCTTATGTCAGTATCATCAGTCAATTGCTTGCCTTTTTCCCTTGGTATCGCGGACTGGCTTTAGGTGGTGTCGCCAGAGTCGGACAAGTTCAACTTTTGCAGCCATTTTTGACAATTTTCGCCTCAGCTTTCTTACTCGGTGAGACAATTACTCCTATTACTTTGGCAGCTGCAACTATAGTAGTGATGACGGTGGCATTAGGTAGGAAGTCAAAAGTCAAAAGTTAA
- a CDS encoding ISH3 family transposase, with amino-acid sequence MTLSSPSPLSAAPALTDEATLNAALDCLLEHLTIPTQGDCNPQTIFQVLIRAASKQDSIEHTTQQLTGVPTGNTMRYHLDKLDEMQGLEAQLNQALQSRVPPRIARGKQRLAIDLHLIPYYGNPTPAEQPYIYRSQAKLGTTSFFAYATVYVIARNKRVTLAVHAVHRQETLVATLTYLLAALSPLRLGIKRLYLDRGFFCVPVIRWLKALNLPFIMPAIIRGKKGGTRQLLKGRKSYFTTYRLSGSYGAVECNMGVVCRYQRGQRGRRGIQYLVYAVHGIKLALSTLHHNYRSRFGIETSYRSKNLCRIRTTTKNPVVRLLFVALAFVLVNLWVYLRWHFVSRSRFGPRLVYQHLFPLKTMLEFLCHAVEHHFPVVRAVFLPLTK; translated from the coding sequence ATGACCCTGTCATCCCCATCCCCATTATCTGCTGCCCCGGCGCTGACTGATGAAGCTACCTTGAATGCAGCATTGGATTGTCTGCTGGAGCATTTGACAATTCCGACTCAAGGAGATTGCAACCCGCAAACAATATTTCAAGTCTTGATTCGAGCGGCAAGCAAGCAGGACAGCATCGAACACACAACCCAACAACTGACGGGAGTGCCGACCGGAAACACGATGCGTTATCATCTGGACAAGTTGGATGAGATGCAGGGTCTGGAAGCGCAACTGAATCAGGCATTACAAAGCCGAGTACCACCCCGCATTGCCAGAGGCAAGCAACGCCTGGCGATCGACTTACATTTGATTCCATACTACGGCAATCCAACTCCAGCCGAGCAACCTTACATCTATCGTTCTCAAGCCAAATTGGGCACTACCTCGTTCTTCGCCTACGCAACTGTTTATGTGATTGCTCGAAACAAGCGTGTTACGTTGGCAGTTCATGCAGTGCATCGACAAGAAACGTTAGTGGCAACCTTGACGTATCTGCTAGCAGCCCTTTCGCCCCTGCGACTGGGAATCAAACGTCTGTATCTCGACCGAGGATTTTTCTGTGTTCCAGTAATTCGCTGGCTCAAAGCGCTCAACCTCCCGTTTATCATGCCTGCCATCATTCGGGGCAAAAAAGGTGGCACTCGGCAGCTGCTGAAAGGGCGCAAGAGCTACTTCACGACCTACAGGTTGAGTGGCTCCTATGGAGCAGTCGAGTGCAACATGGGCGTGGTCTGTCGCTACCAACGGGGGCAGCGGGGACGACGAGGGATTCAGTATTTGGTTTATGCCGTCCACGGCATCAAACTTGCCCTGTCTACATTGCATCATAATTATCGCTCTCGCTTTGGCATTGAAACCAGTTACCGAAGCAAGAATCTTTGCCGGATTCGTACCACTACCAAAAATCCGGTTGTGCGTCTATTATTCGTGGCATTGGCATTTGTGTTAGTCAATTTGTGGGTCTATTTGCGCTGGCATTTTGTTAGTCGCAGCCGTTTCGGCCCACGTCTGGTTTATCAGCATTTATTTCCCCTTAAAACGATGCTGGAATTCTTATGCCATGCGGTGGAACACCATTTTCCAGTGGTTCGAGCCGTTTTTTTACCCTTGACCAAGTAA
- the infC gene encoding translation initiation factor IF-3: MPVIEKRRPTKDLPQINERIRFPKIRVIDTDGSQMGILTPYEALQIAEEKELDLVLLSDKADPPVCRIMDYGKYKFEQEKKAREARKKQHTADVKEVKMRYKIEEHDYRVRVNQAERFLKDGDKVKATVMFRGREIQHSDLAETLLKRMATDLQEVGELQQAPKKEGRNMMMLISPKK, translated from the coding sequence ATGCCTGTGATTGAAAAAAGAAGACCCACAAAAGATTTACCCCAAATTAACGAACGCATTCGCTTCCCTAAGATTCGAGTCATCGATACTGATGGCAGTCAGATGGGAATTTTAACTCCCTACGAAGCACTGCAAATTGCTGAGGAAAAAGAATTAGACCTGGTTCTGCTCAGCGATAAAGCTGACCCGCCTGTGTGCCGAATTATGGACTACGGCAAGTATAAGTTCGAGCAGGAGAAGAAGGCGCGGGAAGCTCGGAAGAAGCAGCATACGGCTGACGTGAAAGAAGTAAAGATGCGCTACAAGATTGAGGAACATGACTATCGAGTGCGCGTCAATCAAGCCGAACGCTTCTTGAAAGATGGCGATAAGGTGAAAGCAACTGTGATGTTCCGAGGTCGGGAAATTCAACACAGCGATTTGGCAGAAACCTTACTCAAGCGGATGGCGACGGATCTGCAAGAGGTGGGAGAGCTACAACAAGCGCCGAAGAAGGAAGGGCGCAATATGATGATGTTGATCTCTCCTAAGAAGTAG
- a CDS encoding alpha/beta fold hydrolase, translating into MDTLLHWQQRVGSQRDWIWRGWQIRYTFIRPEQPQPQTTPIILLHGFGTSIGHWRQNLAVLGEQHTVYAVDMLGFGASEKAPVSYKVELWVEQVYDFWRTFIQHPVVLVGNSIGSLVSLRAAAMHPDMVQGIVMLSLPDLSIRQEAIPKILRPAIAALENLFTSPLLIKSIFRIVRRPQVVKRWAGIAYANSEAVTDELVDILLGPAQDRGSAQAFYATLKAMLDSQFDPSVKSILPNLNIPILLIWGQQDRMIPPAFAPKFAAYNPNVQLLILENAGHFAHDECPEEVNQAVLDWIDSFLARPDLALYKVNN; encoded by the coding sequence GTGGATACCTTATTACACTGGCAGCAACGGGTTGGCAGTCAAAGAGACTGGATTTGGCGTGGCTGGCAGATTCGCTACACTTTTATTCGCCCAGAACAACCCCAGCCTCAGACGACACCGATAATTTTACTGCATGGCTTTGGCACGTCAATCGGTCATTGGCGACAAAACTTAGCCGTGCTAGGGGAACAGCACACAGTTTACGCGGTGGATATGTTGGGCTTTGGTGCGTCGGAAAAAGCTCCAGTGAGCTATAAGGTAGAACTGTGGGTAGAACAAGTTTACGATTTCTGGCGCACGTTTATTCAGCATCCAGTCGTCTTAGTTGGTAATTCTATCGGTTCGCTAGTGTCGCTGAGAGCGGCAGCTATGCATCCTGATATGGTGCAGGGTATTGTGATGCTCAGTCTTCCCGATCTATCTATCCGACAGGAAGCCATACCTAAGATTTTACGTCCCGCGATCGCCGCGCTCGAAAATCTCTTCACCTCACCCTTATTAATTAAATCCATTTTTCGCATTGTCCGCCGCCCCCAAGTGGTAAAGCGTTGGGCAGGCATTGCATATGCTAATTCTGAAGCCGTAACTGATGAATTAGTAGATATTTTGTTAGGACCAGCTCAAGACCGAGGTTCGGCACAAGCTTTCTATGCCACGCTAAAAGCTATGTTGGATTCTCAATTCGATCCTTCAGTCAAAAGCATCTTACCAAATCTAAACATTCCCATCCTACTGATTTGGGGACAGCAAGACCGCATGATTCCACCCGCTTTCGCCCCCAAGTTTGCTGCTTACAATCCTAACGTGCAACTTCTAATTTTAGAGAATGCAGGACATTTCGCTCATGATGAGTGCCCTGAAGAAGTCAACCAAGCGGTCTTGGACTGGATCGACTCTTTCCTTGCCCGTCCCGATCTTGCTCTATACAAAGTTAATAATTAG
- a CDS encoding phospholipid-binding protein gives MGWLQRLFGMNKPQNAQVNPTPQAAAATESVPPERLGLNGEYDQSGLAKRVALAFDEDQSLTDVDTLYVAQTGSTVVLKGKVPSQDILQKMVSVARNVQGATDVTTDQVSIG, from the coding sequence ATGGGTTGGTTACAAAGACTGTTTGGCATGAACAAACCGCAAAATGCTCAAGTTAATCCTACGCCACAGGCTGCTGCTGCCACTGAATCAGTTCCTCCCGAGCGTCTAGGATTGAATGGAGAATACGATCAGAGTGGTTTAGCTAAGCGTGTTGCTTTGGCATTTGATGAAGACCAAAGCTTAACTGACGTTGATACTCTCTACGTGGCTCAAACGGGCAGTACCGTGGTTTTAAAAGGCAAGGTTCCCAGCCAAGATATTTTGCAAAAAATGGTTTCTGTTGCCAGAAACGTTCAAGGCGCAACTGACGTAACTACCGATCAAGTCAGTATCGGATAA
- the ilvN gene encoding acetolactate synthase small subunit produces the protein MKHTLSVLVEDEAGVLTRIAGLFARRGFNIESLAVGQAEQNGISRITMVVPGDDRVIEQLTKQLYKLVHVLKVQDITEVPCVERELMLIKVNATSSNRSEVIEIAQIFRARVVDVAEDSLTLEVVGDPGKIVALVQLLQKFGLREVARTGKIALVRESGVNTEYLKSQVEVKVS, from the coding sequence ATGAAACATACCCTTTCAGTTCTAGTGGAAGATGAAGCGGGGGTACTAACCCGCATTGCAGGTTTATTTGCCCGTCGTGGCTTTAACATTGAAAGCCTTGCTGTCGGTCAAGCCGAGCAAAACGGAATCTCTCGAATTACAATGGTAGTCCCTGGGGACGATCGCGTTATCGAACAGCTGACCAAGCAGCTATATAAACTCGTCCACGTTCTCAAAGTCCAAGATATCACCGAAGTTCCTTGTGTCGAACGGGAATTGATGTTGATTAAAGTGAATGCTACTAGCTCTAATCGCTCGGAAGTGATTGAAATTGCTCAGATCTTTCGCGCTAGAGTGGTCGATGTGGCTGAAGACTCCCTTACCCTAGAAGTTGTCGGCGACCCTGGTAAAATTGTCGCGCTCGTGCAGTTATTACAAAAGTTTGGACTGCGAGAGGTCGCCCGTACAGGTAAAATTGCCCTCGTGCGAGAGTCGGGAGTCAATACAGAATATCTCAAGTCTCAAGTCGAGGTAAAAGTTTCGTGA
- a CDS encoding NUDIX hydrolase — translation MIFSSFKAIAQPLRRWWRFIQTVIGIIFRHPVPGTSIIPILPDGRIVLIRRRDNGLWSLPGGMVDWGEDVATAVKRELAEETGLDLVKIRRLVGVYSTPDRDPRIHSICIVVEADVTGRMKVRDPLEVMEVRAFPPGALPPGQLAHDHSQQLQDYFAGLTTLA, via the coding sequence GTGATTTTTTCTAGTTTTAAGGCGATCGCCCAACCTCTACGCCGCTGGTGGCGATTTATTCAAACTGTCATCGGCATCATATTTCGTCATCCCGTCCCAGGCACGAGTATCATTCCCATCTTGCCTGATGGTCGGATCGTTTTGATTCGCCGTCGTGATAATGGGCTGTGGTCGCTACCAGGAGGGATGGTAGATTGGGGTGAAGATGTGGCTACGGCAGTCAAACGAGAATTAGCTGAGGAAACGGGGCTGGATTTAGTCAAAATTCGGCGACTGGTAGGAGTTTATTCCACACCCGATCGCGATCCGCGCATCCATTCGATTTGTATTGTAGTTGAGGCAGATGTCACAGGCAGGATGAAAGTCCGCGATCCATTAGAAGTGATGGAAGTTCGTGCATTTCCTCCTGGTGCTTTACCTCCCGGTCAACTTGCTCACGACCACAGCCAACAATTACAGGACTATTTTGCCGGGTTGACGACTTTAGCCTAA